A stretch of the Janthinobacterium sp. B9-8 genome encodes the following:
- a CDS encoding 6-pyruvoyl trahydropterin synthase family protein: MLIRKLFKFENAHIVRNCSSERCRSSIHGHSYRVEVLLEANALDHGQMVYDFGLMKGTIRDVVDAFDHAVCFWDKDDAEYIRLCKQFSTRWIAMPVSPSAEQFARMFFVIIDALLQQTVMANGEADVTLHSIIAHETDTGYAQAFRADAVNERMGIIRLEDVVFSEQCQAEWKDPDMYKKLLAGGRFSNPAVPRQVEI, encoded by the coding sequence ATGCTCATTCGTAAACTATTTAAATTTGAAAACGCACACATCGTCCGCAACTGCTCTAGCGAGCGCTGCCGTAGCTCGATTCACGGCCATAGCTATCGGGTTGAAGTACTCTTGGAAGCCAATGCCCTTGATCATGGCCAGATGGTGTACGACTTTGGCCTTATGAAAGGCACCATTCGTGATGTGGTCGATGCCTTCGATCATGCCGTCTGCTTTTGGGATAAGGACGACGCGGAATATATCCGCTTATGCAAGCAATTCTCTACCCGCTGGATTGCCATGCCAGTGTCGCCTTCAGCCGAGCAATTTGCCCGCATGTTTTTTGTAATTATCGATGCGCTGCTCCAGCAAACGGTGATGGCCAATGGCGAAGCCGATGTCACGCTCCACTCAATCATCGCCCACGAAACTGATACCGGCTACGCGCAAGCTTTCCGTGCTGACGCGGTAAACGAGCGCATGGGCATTATTCGCTTAGAAGATGTGGTGTTTTCAGAGCAATGCCAAGCCGAATGGAAAGACCCCGATATGTATAAAAAGCTATTGGCAGGTGGCCGCTTCAGCAACCCAGCCGTGCCAAGGCAAGTTGAAATCTAA
- a CDS encoding glycosyl hydrolase family 18 protein — MSQFSRFMLAAIPAAFVAAQAFSAPAWNAASSYTSGQTVSYAGKDWKAKWWTQGNVPGAEQWGPWELVAGGTPTPAPTPVPTPVPTPAPTPVPTPIPTPVPTPVPTPTPAPAGCFLAWSASTAYSGGQSVTYAGRNYKAQWWTQGDVPSSNVGAGKPWLDLGACGSTPTPTPVPTPVPTPVPTPVPTPVPTPVPTPVPTPVPTPVPTPVPTPVPTPVPTPVPTPVPTPVPTPAPSVACQPEGLVTEVANVPYCDVYDVNGREKLPNDMKRRSIGYFTSWRSAGPNAYLAADIPWNDVTHVNYAFAHVDANWKVSVGDTANPANSATGLTFADKNGNPKYALDPNLPYKGHFNMLQKNKKAGVKLLMSVGGWAETGGFFNEADGRTVSGGFYALTTDPATGAVRQDRIDIFAKSAAEFVTKYGFDGIDIDYEYPTSMSDAGNPEDWKIGNAKRGDLWKGYMALTKTLRAELDKAAAASGKYYMLTIASPSSGYLLRGMEAMQAVKYLDYVNMMTYDLHGAWNHFVGHNAPLYDTGKDNEIADAKIYSGGDAHYYNSQGYLNIDWAYKYFRTALAGGRINIGLPYYTRGSQNVAGGTNGLWGVSALADQKKCYLGTGGNLGPDALSAKAGAPCGLGAQGIDNLWFDKDAAGNEMFAGVNPLWHVNNLRDGLSAPYFTQYGHDQSRPEAKVRGTYQEHYDDVAKSSWLWNPTTKVFLSTENEQSFAAKVQYAIDQGAGGIMFWEMAGDYSKPSENGLGYYSMGSTLTKLAAAKLRSAAPYGTKAGDEKFVRPADLLDVSVDMVGYKPKGDDNYPLAIGLKLKNNSTVNLSGAKVSFNVAPSTPLIPSEVQYLKPSDPPAGNGVENLVDIYSGGTWTATTAGTKTGNVGGLPDGFHRLTYAMKESGWGVADFSAGKTITIGMRVFMPLTVPSDITITLPNGKVYGIKR; from the coding sequence ATGTCTCAATTTAGTCGCTTTATGTTGGCAGCGATTCCGGCTGCCTTTGTTGCTGCCCAAGCTTTTTCTGCTCCGGCATGGAATGCTGCTAGTTCCTATACCAGCGGGCAGACCGTAAGCTATGCAGGAAAAGACTGGAAGGCCAAGTGGTGGACACAGGGTAATGTGCCCGGTGCCGAGCAGTGGGGCCCGTGGGAGCTGGTTGCAGGGGGAACACCTACCCCTGCTCCGACGCCAGTTCCTACTCCGGTACCAACACCAGCTCCGACTCCTGTGCCGACACCAATCCCTACTCCGGTACCGACCCCCGTTCCTACGCCAACACCTGCTCCGGCAGGCTGCTTTTTAGCATGGTCTGCCAGCACCGCTTATTCGGGAGGCCAAAGCGTGACCTATGCAGGTCGCAACTATAAAGCGCAGTGGTGGACTCAGGGTGATGTGCCGTCTAGCAATGTGGGCGCAGGTAAGCCTTGGCTAGATTTGGGTGCTTGCGGCTCTACACCGACTCCTACACCAGTTCCAACGCCGGTACCAACACCAGTACCGACACCGGTACCGACACCGGTACCGACACCAGTACCGACACCGGTTCCAACACCGGTTCCAACTCCGGTTCCAACACCGGTTCCAACACCGGTTCCAACACCGGTTCCAACACCGGTTCCGACACCGGTTCCGACACCAGTACCAACGCCTGCACCTAGCGTTGCGTGTCAGCCTGAGGGCTTGGTTACAGAAGTCGCGAATGTTCCGTATTGCGATGTGTACGACGTTAATGGCCGCGAAAAACTGCCTAATGATATGAAGCGCCGCAGCATCGGTTACTTCACTAGCTGGCGTAGTGCTGGCCCGAATGCTTATCTCGCTGCGGATATTCCTTGGAATGACGTTACTCACGTGAATTATGCCTTCGCTCACGTTGATGCCAATTGGAAAGTGTCGGTAGGTGATACAGCTAATCCAGCCAACTCTGCTACAGGCCTGACTTTTGCTGATAAAAACGGTAATCCTAAGTACGCGCTAGATCCAAATCTGCCGTACAAAGGCCACTTTAATATGCTGCAAAAGAATAAAAAAGCGGGTGTGAAGCTTTTGATGTCTGTTGGTGGCTGGGCAGAAACGGGTGGTTTCTTTAATGAAGCAGATGGCCGTACGGTAAGCGGTGGTTTCTACGCGCTGACCACAGATCCTGCAACAGGCGCGGTTCGTCAGGATCGAATCGATATTTTTGCTAAGTCGGCGGCTGAGTTCGTGACTAAGTATGGCTTTGACGGTATCGATATCGATTATGAATATCCAACCTCAATGAGCGATGCGGGTAATCCGGAAGACTGGAAAATTGGCAATGCAAAACGGGGCGACTTGTGGAAAGGCTATATGGCCTTAACCAAAACACTACGTGCCGAGTTGGATAAGGCTGCAGCGGCCAGCGGCAAGTATTATATGTTGACCATTGCATCGCCATCATCCGGTTACTTATTGCGCGGTATGGAAGCGATGCAGGCGGTTAAGTATCTTGATTACGTCAATATGATGACGTATGACTTGCATGGCGCGTGGAATCACTTCGTTGGCCATAATGCACCGCTCTACGATACTGGCAAAGACAATGAAATTGCTGATGCCAAGATTTACTCGGGTGGCGACGCGCATTATTACAATTCGCAAGGCTATTTGAATATTGACTGGGCTTATAAATACTTCCGCACAGCGCTTGCAGGTGGCCGTATTAATATCGGCTTGCCGTACTACACTCGTGGTTCACAAAATGTAGCGGGCGGCACTAATGGTCTGTGGGGTGTTTCTGCTCTAGCCGATCAGAAAAAATGCTATCTCGGTACCGGTGGTAATCTAGGCCCAGATGCATTGAGTGCAAAAGCGGGTGCACCTTGCGGTTTGGGTGCTCAGGGTATTGATAATCTGTGGTTCGATAAAGACGCTGCTGGTAATGAAATGTTTGCCGGTGTAAATCCACTGTGGCACGTTAATAATCTACGTGATGGCCTGAGCGCACCTTACTTTACTCAGTATGGTCACGACCAAAGCCGCCCAGAAGCCAAAGTACGTGGCACATATCAAGAGCATTACGATGATGTGGCTAAATCCTCTTGGTTATGGAATCCAACCACCAAAGTGTTCTTGTCAACTGAAAACGAGCAGTCTTTTGCTGCAAAAGTTCAGTACGCAATTGATCAAGGCGCTGGCGGTATCATGTTCTGGGAAATGGCAGGGGACTACAGCAAGCCATCAGAAAATGGCCTGGGTTATTACTCAATGGGTAGCACGCTGACCAAGCTGGCTGCGGCCAAGCTGCGCTCAGCGGCCCCATACGGCACAAAAGCCGGCGACGAGAAGTTTGTTCGCCCAGCAGATTTGCTCGATGTATCAGTAGATATGGTTGGGTATAAGCCTAAGGGTGATGATAACTACCCACTCGCTATTGGCTTGAAGTTGAAAAACAACTCAACTGTAAATTTAAGCGGAGCTAAAGTTTCATTTAACGTCGCTCCTTCTACGCCGCTGATTCCTTCTGAAGTTCAATACCTCAAGCCAAGTGATCCACCAGCAGGTAATGGCGTAGAGAATTTAGTGGATATATATAGTGGTGGTACATGGACAGCCACAACAGCCGGTACAAAAACAGGCAATGTGGGCGGTCTGCCAGATGGCTTCCATCGCTTAACTTATGCGATGAAAGAGTCAGGCTGGGGCGTTGCAGACTTTAGTGCGGGAAAAACCATCACCATCGGCATGCGTGTATTTATGCCGCTGACTGTACCTAGCGATATCACCATCACCCTGCCAAATGGCAAAGTGTATGGAATCAAGCGTTAA